The following proteins come from a genomic window of Daphnia carinata strain CSIRO-1 chromosome 8, CSIRO_AGI_Dcar_HiC_V3, whole genome shotgun sequence:
- the LOC130704266 gene encoding adhesive plaque matrix protein-like, whose amino-acid sequence MEFARILLVLTALAVIGNEATPFRFPLRIPTSFSSWLPFTFNITKDNTDLGSVTLNIKPRLGGEIQTTKVKREVPAGVTRLDEKIGRLNSKENRLFAPLTERWELGIPSGASLSAGAIASLAGIIWTVIAKNIEYKKEHGELNGKDPKDGGKTKETVHIAPPASSYGSYNVPSYGSDYSLPPHKKPEKGFDAFFKGSKGIKEMQAQAIKGLSRLVGLKDLNKLLHPDQKPKKFKMKKRPMEQQYYEQPVYHQPSYTPQEYLPQPQYEPYPAYAPPPEAPAYAPPSEYVPAPVYNPAPEPAPMYAPEPAPVYAPAPEPAHAYAREQAPAPEPVPVYAPPPAEATAEINALVSPPHEPPAQYSPTNNFPNTFPMIAPSSREISSQSNAQTWNETPDPAHQPDVSSLEQKQPASDPASVPVALFHMIPTQTAPTFISIQTSGFLPIYPSPVDPLPFMPSANHEETAQWPATAGDVPSFGVPPSLTPLSPHPPRSARIEDSEPVDPTLSVTEVSNLEVSEPSDDTEVDELMQSEAEDSLEPAEPWTTPASIVSNSSSSSM is encoded by the exons ATGGAATTTGCACGCATTCTTCTCGTTTTGACGGCATTGGCCGTCATTGGTAATGAAGCAACACCATTTAGGTTCCCATTAAGAATTCCAACTTCCTTTAGTTCATGGTTACCGTTTACCTTCAACATCACTAAGGATAACACAGATTTGGGTTCGGTTACCTTAAACATCAAACCAAGATTGGGAGGAGAA ATTCAGACAACCAAAGTAAAACGAGAAGTCCCAGCTGGAGTAACGAGATTGGATGAAAAGATCGGCCGTCTTAACAGCAAAGAAAATCGTTTGTTTGCCCCGCTTACAGAAAGGTGGGAATTGGGAATACCTTCCGGAGCTAGCCTTTCAGCTGGAGCTATTGCATCTTTGGCCGGGATTATATGGACTGTTATTGCAA AAAATATAGAGTATAAGAAGGAACACGGAGAACTTAACGGCAAAGATCCAAAAGACGGAGGAAAAACGAAGGAAACAGTACATATCGCCCCGCCCGCTTCTTCTTATGGATCATACAATGTTCCATCGTACGGTTCTGACTACAGTCTTCCACCTCATAAGAAACCGGAAAAAGGATTCGATGCCTTTTTCAAAGGATCTAAAGGCATCAAAGAAATGCAAGCACAAGCCATAAAAGGGCTTTCTAGGCTTGTAGGTCTGAAGGACTTGAATAAGTTACTACACCCAGATCagaaacccaaaaaatttaaaatgaagaaaagaccTATGGAACAGCAATACTACGAACAACCTGTATACCACCAACCTTCCTACACCCCACAAGAATATTTGCCACAGCCGCAATACGAACCTTACCCAGCATACGCCCCTCCTCCAGAAGCTCCGGCTTATGCTCCCCCCTCAGAATATGTACCAGCTCCTGTTTACAATCCAGCACCTGAACCAGCTCCTATGTACGCACCTGAACCAGCCCCAGTCTACGCCCCTGCACCTGAACCAGCGCATGCTTATGCACGTGAGCAAGCTCCCGCACCTGAACCAGTACCGGTGTACGCTCCTCCTCCAGCTGAGGCCACTGCTGAAATCAACGCCCTAGTTTCTCCACCGCACGAACCGCCTGCACAATATTCTCCCACAAATAATTTCCCCAATACATTTCCTATGATCGCACCTTCTTCGCGAGAAATCTCTTCACAAAGTAACGCTCAAACATGGAACGAAACTCCCGATCCAGCTCACCAACCCGATGTATCTTCCCTTGAACAGAAGCAACCCGCATCTGATCCTGCCTCAGTTCCAGTTGCACTATTTCATATGATCCCTACGCAAACCGCGCCAACATTCATTTCGATTCAAACTAGCGGTTTCTTGCCAATATACCCTTCTCCTGTTGATCCCTTACCTTTTATGCCATCAGCTAATCACGAAGAAACGGCACAATGGCCAGCAACAGCCGGTGACGTACCTTCATTTGGTGTTCCTCCTTCATTAACACCTTTGTCTCCTCATCCTCCCAGAAGCGCACGAATTGAAGATTCCGAACCCGTAGATCCAACTCTATCCGTGACCGAAGTTAGTAACTTGGAGGTTAGCGAGCCATCTGACGATACCGAGGTTGATGAGTTGATGCAATCCGAAGCGGAAGATAGTCTTGAGCCAGCTGAGCCCTGGACAACTCCTGCATCCATTGTTAGCAACAGCTCAAGCTCTTCTATGTAA
- the LOC130704269 gene encoding cytochrome b-c1 complex subunit 6, mitochondrial-like, whose translation MSDQEAAELVDPAVVIKEKCSQTKECAALLEKFNACNDRVASKSATTETCVEEQTDFLHCVDHCLAPQLFKHLK comes from the exons ATGTCTgatcaa gAAGCTGCAGAATTGGTG GACCCAGCAGTAGTCATCAAGGAAAAGTGTAGCCAAACCAAGGAGTGTGCTGCCCTTTTGGAGAAGTTCAATGCTTGCAATGATCGAGTAGCAAGCAAATCTGCCACCACCGAGACCTGCGTGGAAGAACAAACAGACTTCCTTCATTGTGTAGACCACTGT ttGGCTCCCCAGCTATTCAAACATTTGAAGTGA
- the LOC130703895 gene encoding meiosis-specific with OB domain-containing protein-like isoform X2: MEDYLPISCLRPDSNFKFFVIGVIIAAERPKATPSKYATTAATKRYVFSFTICDEHGESINVSCWGTVDYVMPLSDLCFIGARVKISNPRVTVTEEKNLGYLPEVTSAYQLHLDAQNSSCLTTCDLSHDCSIADALEFAFHTPPPQKYSSKKVRIRDLMLDPGYCEGDFVNLVAVVLEVGPILDFKIKDRKVCRQEVKFVDQSDKEFYVNLVLWDSVSQVFTLEWKAGATVVQLTNVKLQVDKNTNRRFLCTTSRSILTIDPNTDEGHQLANYAMELDLRTLLILFQQERLPEQFFRNKAIKQANVAALGNFISRISPGGREQAVLHNVMIMTFNLERGISANGLCGRRSGYIDMDSPLTPMCFNETCRNKEPQHQLYFDFSICIGDATGAMKRLRITGDFAVKILGQPEMLLSMSADERAELVNRFWFEYFEIGILIEHRHNGTKELNVIHLEPITFLMP; encoded by the exons ATGGAAGATTACTTGCCAATTTCTTGCTTAAGGCCAGATTCGAATTTCAAGTTTTTCGTTATCGGCGTCATAATAGCTGCTGAACGACCGAAAGCAACTCCATCAAAATATG CCACCACTGCTGCCACCAAAAGAtacgttttctcttttacaaTATGTGACGAACACGGAGAATCGATCAATGTTAGCTGTTGGGGCACTGTCGATTACGTCATGCCGTTATCCGACTTGTGTTTCATCGGGGCTCGTG taaaAATATCCAACCCACGCGTAACCGTTACTGAGGAGAAAAACTTGGGATATTTGCCCGAGGTTACCAG TGCCTACCAACTACATTTGGATGCGCAAAATTCTTCATGCTTAACCACCTGCGACCTCAGCCATGATTGTTCCATCGCTGACGCCCTTGAATTTGCCTTTCACACTCCGCCACCACAGAAGTATTCATCCAAGAAGGTCCGTATACGCGATTTGATGTTAGATCCAGGTTACTGTGAGGGAGATTTCGTTAATCTGGTGGCTGTGGTACTTGAG GTAGGTCCCATTTTGGATTTCAAGATCAAAGATCGAAAAGTTTGTCGACAAGAAGTCAAATTCGTGGACCAGTCGGACAAGGAATTTTACGTTAACTTGGTTCTGTGGGATTCAGTTTCTCAAGTATTCACCCTGGAATGGAAAGCTGGTGCTACTG TCGTCCAATTGACTAACGTGAAGTTACAAGTGGATAAGAACACAAACAGAAGATTTTTATGTACCACATCCCGTAGTATTCTCACCATAGATCCGAATACGGACGAAGGTCATCAATTGGCCAACTATGCTATGGAACTGGATTTGCGGACACTGctaattctttttcaacaagAAAGACTGCCTGAACAATTTTTCC GCAACAAAGCCATCAAACAAGCAAATGTTGCTGCTCTTGGTAATTTCATTAGCCGAATAAGCCCAGGTGGCCGTGAACAAGCTGTTCTTCATAACGTTATGATTATGACCTTTAATTTGGAACGTGGAATCAGTGCAAA CGGCCTTTGTGGAAGACGCAGTGGATATATCGACATGGATTCTCCGTTGACCCCGATGTGTTTCAACGAAACATGTCGAAATAAAGAACCCCAGCATCAGCTATACTTTGATTTCAGTATTTGCATCGGTGATGCAACCGGAGCAATGAAACGACTACGAATAACTGGCGATTTTGCTGTGAAAATACTAGGACAG CCGGAGATGCTTTTATCAATGTCAGCTGATGAGAGGGCAGAATTGGTAAATCGTTTTTGGTTCGAGTACTTTGAGATTGGAATTCTGATAGAGCACCGTCACAATGGAACCAAAGAACTGAACGTCATTCACTTGGAACCCATTACCTTTCTGATGCCTTGA
- the LOC130703895 gene encoding meiosis-specific with OB domain-containing protein-like isoform X1 yields MEDYLPISCLRPDSNFKFFVIGVIIAAERPKATPSKYATTAATKRYVFSFTICDEHGESINVSCWGTVDYVMPLSDLCFIGARVKISNPRVTVTEEKNLGYLPEVTSAYQLHLDAQNSSCLTTCDLSHDCSIADALEFAFHTPPPQKYSSKKVRIRDLMLDPGYCEGDFVNLVAVVLEVGPILDFKIKDRKVCRQEVKFVDQSDKEFYVNLVLWDSVSQVFTLEWKAGATVVQLTNVKLQVDKNTNRRFLCTTSRSILTIDPNTDEGHQLANYAMELDLRTLLILFQQERLPEQFFRNKAIKQANVAALGNFISRISPGGREQAVLHNVMIMTFNLERGISAKCGLCGRRSGYIDMDSPLTPMCFNETCRNKEPQHQLYFDFSICIGDATGAMKRLRITGDFAVKILGQPEMLLSMSADERAELVNRFWFEYFEIGILIEHRHNGTKELNVIHLEPITFLMP; encoded by the exons ATGGAAGATTACTTGCCAATTTCTTGCTTAAGGCCAGATTCGAATTTCAAGTTTTTCGTTATCGGCGTCATAATAGCTGCTGAACGACCGAAAGCAACTCCATCAAAATATG CCACCACTGCTGCCACCAAAAGAtacgttttctcttttacaaTATGTGACGAACACGGAGAATCGATCAATGTTAGCTGTTGGGGCACTGTCGATTACGTCATGCCGTTATCCGACTTGTGTTTCATCGGGGCTCGTG taaaAATATCCAACCCACGCGTAACCGTTACTGAGGAGAAAAACTTGGGATATTTGCCCGAGGTTACCAG TGCCTACCAACTACATTTGGATGCGCAAAATTCTTCATGCTTAACCACCTGCGACCTCAGCCATGATTGTTCCATCGCTGACGCCCTTGAATTTGCCTTTCACACTCCGCCACCACAGAAGTATTCATCCAAGAAGGTCCGTATACGCGATTTGATGTTAGATCCAGGTTACTGTGAGGGAGATTTCGTTAATCTGGTGGCTGTGGTACTTGAG GTAGGTCCCATTTTGGATTTCAAGATCAAAGATCGAAAAGTTTGTCGACAAGAAGTCAAATTCGTGGACCAGTCGGACAAGGAATTTTACGTTAACTTGGTTCTGTGGGATTCAGTTTCTCAAGTATTCACCCTGGAATGGAAAGCTGGTGCTACTG TCGTCCAATTGACTAACGTGAAGTTACAAGTGGATAAGAACACAAACAGAAGATTTTTATGTACCACATCCCGTAGTATTCTCACCATAGATCCGAATACGGACGAAGGTCATCAATTGGCCAACTATGCTATGGAACTGGATTTGCGGACACTGctaattctttttcaacaagAAAGACTGCCTGAACAATTTTTCC GCAACAAAGCCATCAAACAAGCAAATGTTGCTGCTCTTGGTAATTTCATTAGCCGAATAAGCCCAGGTGGCCGTGAACAAGCTGTTCTTCATAACGTTATGATTATGACCTTTAATTTGGAACGTGGAATCAGTGCAAAGTG CGGCCTTTGTGGAAGACGCAGTGGATATATCGACATGGATTCTCCGTTGACCCCGATGTGTTTCAACGAAACATGTCGAAATAAAGAACCCCAGCATCAGCTATACTTTGATTTCAGTATTTGCATCGGTGATGCAACCGGAGCAATGAAACGACTACGAATAACTGGCGATTTTGCTGTGAAAATACTAGGACAG CCGGAGATGCTTTTATCAATGTCAGCTGATGAGAGGGCAGAATTGGTAAATCGTTTTTGGTTCGAGTACTTTGAGATTGGAATTCTGATAGAGCACCGTCACAATGGAACCAAAGAACTGAACGTCATTCACTTGGAACCCATTACCTTTCTGATGCCTTGA
- the LOC130704267 gene encoding large ribosomal subunit protein mL65-like, with the protein MAYKLSVANEATKRTLISQCRRISSYFQPSESEYESKPVYPPILDLSYEAVRERKVEAVAKKITELETVEEKLLELNAPKYYGWWACHLKERVVSYDALPFTQFATRTCLTNELPSIYNDVDEIATKSIPVVKEKLNDLLLQEFEYVEQRTNRRGETNTLATEEDRFSRNFIPLLNRMLVTVLSPLNNELQLTDIDLKPRLEAFWSLGGIEPDKLLRKVRENDKLNEKIKVDEPIDRPIQYYGSPCLNLRHSKPLPQLLDRNSGLSTEGSIPSWNLDPRVMGYKYKHCRATNVPGFWPGTEAQHGYLSYLSRGYLKQRDEQLTTSDHQEALHVQAILHSFAWTLSQACYLGFGPYTELTYPISTQTIITNGQYYSFSAYQLNTCALYGKHSGPINPHRNVCFSTNEMKLFDVIESGQVKGFNDDVLKSLIKFYLIKPAEPQVNLRPYLSPELYISNVSDTARRQKIETNFKYLYTNRPRHVLKDEIYHWEKIYKIDHKMRPMEKKVRFFEIGGKAPGMRRLDEFIPPYVPKALQNPPKKSRRGRLPVQPSIKL; encoded by the exons ATGGCTTACAAACTATCGGTAGCTAATGAAGCTACCAAAAGAACTTTGATCTCGCAATGTAGAAGAATATCGAGCTATTTTCAACCTAGTGAAAGTGAATATGAAAGTAAACCTGTGTATCCTCCAATTTTAGACTTGAGTTATGAAGCAGTCAGGGAGAGAAAAGTTGAAGCAGTTGCTAAGAAGATTACTGAATTAGAAACGGTTGAAGAAAAGCTATTGGAGCTTAATGCACCCAAATACTATGGATGGTGGGCTTGCCATCTAAAAGAACGAGTTGTTTCATATGATGCCCTACCATTCACCCAGTTTGCCACTAGGACTTGCCTCACGAATGAACTGCCATCAATCTATAATGATGTAGATGAGATTGCAACAAAGTCTATTCCTGTTGTCAAAGAGAAATTGAATGATTTGCTTCTTCAAGAGTTTGAATATGTTGAACAAAG AACTAACCGACGTGGAGAAACAAACACATTGGCAACTGAAGAGGATAGATTTTCAAGGAATTTCATACCATTGCTGAATAGAATGCTAGTCACTGTTCTCAGTCCATTAAATAATGAACTTCAATTGACTGACATTGATTTAAAGCCACGGTTGGAAGCATTTTGGTCACTAGGAGGAATTGAGCCAGACAAATTGCTAAGAAAAGTCCGTGAAAATGataaattaaatgaaaaaatcaaagttgATGAACCCATTGACAG GCCTATTCAATATTATGGATCCCCATGCCTGAATCTGAGGCATTCAAAACCCCTTCCTCAGTTACTTGATAGAAACAGTGGCCTTAGTACGGAGGGGAGCATTCCTAGTTGGAACTTGGATCCACGCGTCATGGGATATAAATACAAGCATTGCCGTGCGACAAACGTGCCAG GATTCTGGCCGGGCACAGAAGCTCAACATGGGTATCTATCCTATTTATCTCGTGGTTATCTGAAACAACGGGACGAACAGTTAACAACCTCCGACCATCAAGAGGCATTACATGTTCAAGCTATTCTCCATTCCTTTGCCTGGACTTTATCACAAGCTTGTTATTTAG GTTTTGGACCCTACACTGAATTAACGTATCCAATCAGCACACAAACTATCATCACCAACGGACAGTACTATTCATTTTCTGCGTATCAGCTGAATACTTGCGCTCTTTATGGCAAGCATTCTGGCCCTATCAATCCTCACCGCAATGTGTGCTTTAGCACTAATGAAATGAAGCTCTTTGATGTTATAGAAAGTGGACAGGTTAAAG GATTCAATGATGACGTTCTTAAATCTTTGATTAAGTTCTACCTGATCAAACCAGCTGAGCCTCAAGTGAACCTACGACCGTACTTGAGCCCCGAATTGTACATTAGTAACGTAAGCGATACCGCCAGGcgtcaaaaaatagaaacaaatttcaaatacCTGTACACCAATCGACCACGccatgtactgaaagacgaaATTTACCATTGGGAAAAAATTTACAAA attgatCATAAAATGCggccaatggagaaaaaggtgCGGTTCTTTGAAATCGGAGGCAAAGCTCCAGGTATGCGACGATTGGACGAATTTATTCCACCTTATGTGCCCAAGGCATTGCAAAATCCACCCAAAAAGTCAAGGCGAGGAAGACTACCAGTTCAGCCGTCTATCAAACTCTAG
- the LOC130704127 gene encoding type II inositol 1,4,5-trisphosphate 5-phosphatase-like, translating to MLPGFKANKFVDEVVKATEVANKKRAPPNFSWLEVYNPQLVWESATGSDSEQPTSAATELQPSSQNCHDAIPAHLNHKSDSELSSPDVTAHRSSIATGGATPIAARESVVRYQMALRETAYTDLRQFSVFLGTYNVNGQPPSSGLADWLAVDNDPPDIYAVGFQELDLSKEAFLFNETPREDEWLRAVLRGLHPKGKYRKVKLVRLVGMMLIVFIQEKHWAYVRGVASEFVGTGLMGKMGNKGGVAIRLDLHNSSLCFVNSHLAAHTEEVERRNQDYHDICNRLVFSTTFPSKSIKDHDQVFWIGDLNYRLSGDLDLLRVKDLLDQSNYQALLQYDQFRAQHVARKIFVGYQEGPIQFRPSYKYDPGTDNWDTSEKNRAPAWCDRCLWKGDNIQVKEYRSHPGLRMSDHKPVSSLLDCGVKIIDTVRYRKIYEEVMKKLDKLENEFLPQVSVDSTEINFGNVAFNEMASKILTVANTGQVPVQYEFIKKHRDSNYCKPWLSAEPCTGFLMPGDNSYITLEVLVDKRTAWSLNSGLDELYDILVLHLDGGKDIFITISGQYQKSCFGCSIEALIQMHQPISQVAPQTVCQLEKAAYPSVDPGSDSDSKQPVLAVPKELWFLLDELYRRGMDTPGLFEQPGLSSEIAAIRKTLDDSLPDNLPGSVHSVAESLLIFLETLKEPIIPFSLTQKALDGCGAFPSCKAVYSCLPLSHQHVFKHIISFLKEVLLHSSKNGLDAKTLVALFGSALIRLPPPNYPIGSSISLSPNQPHLERKRSMFIHHFLVNDLED from the exons ATGCTGCCTGGTTTTAAAGCCAATAAATTTGTGGACGAAGTTGTGAAAGCTACTGAAG TGGCCAACAAGAAACGTGCCCCTCCTAATTTTTCTTGGTTGGAAGTTTACAATCCGCAACTTGTTTGGGAATCGGCAACGGGTTCGGATTCCGAACAACCAACATCAGCAGCGACTGAGCTTCAACCATCGTCTCAAAACTGCCATGATGCAATTCCGGCTCACTTGAACCATAAATCAGATTCGGAATTGTCTAGCCCGGATGTTACGGCTCACCGATCTTCAATAGCTACTG GCGGAGCCACACCCATCGCAGCTAGGGAGAGTGTCGTTCGATATCAAATGGCTTTACGAGAAACAGCTTACACCGATCTGCGTCAGTTCAGTGTCTTTTTAGGGACTTACAATGTCAACGGGCAGCCCCCTTCGTCCGGCCTTGCTGATTGGCTTGCTGTTGACAATGATCCACCCGATATTTACGCTGTCGGTTTCCAGGAACTGGATCTGAGCAAAGAGGCTTTCTTGTTTAACGAAACTCCTCGTGAGGATGAGTGGCTCCGTGCCGTCTTACGTGGCCTACACCCAAAAGGCAAATACCGCAAAGTCAAGTTGGTGCGCCTTGTCGGTATGATGCTGATCGTCTTCATCCAGGAGAAACATTGGGCGTACGTGAGGGGTGTGGCCTCCGAGTTTGTTGGTACGGGACTCATGGGTAAAATGGGCAATAAA GGTGGTGTGGCGATTCGGCTTGATTTGCATAATTCGTCGCTCTGCTTCGTTAATAGTCATTTGGCCGCTCACACTGAGGAAGTGGAGCGTCGCAATCAAGATTACCACGACATTTGTAATCGATTGGTATTTTCAACAACTTTCCCCAGCAAATCCATCAAGGACCACGATCAAGTGTTTTGGATTGGTGACCTTAATTACCGGCTTTCTGGCGATTTGGACCTTTTACGCGTCAAAGATTTGCTAGATCAAAGCAACTATCAAGCATTATTGCAGTACGACCAATTCCGTGCCCAGCACGTGGCTCGAAAAATTTTCGTTGGTTACCAAGAAGGACCTATTCAATTCCGCCCTTCTTACAAGTATGATCCCGGAACTGATAATTGGGATACGAGCGAAAAAAACCGAGCTCCCGCATGGTGTGATCGATGTCTTTGGAAGGGTGACAATATTCAAGTGAAAGAGTACCGCAGCCATCCCGGTCTGCGGATGAGTGATCACAAGCCCGTCTCCTCCTTGTTAGACTGCGGAGTGAAGATAATCGACACCGTTCGATACCGAAAGATTTATGAAGAAGTCATGAAGAAATTGGACAAAttggaaaatgaatttcttccTCAAGTTAGCGTCGATTCGACCGAAATTAACTTTGGAAATGTGGCTTTCAATGAAATGGCCTCCAAAATTCTCACGGTAGCTAATACTGGCCAAGTGCCTGTCCAGTATGAATTTATTAAAAAGCACCGCGATTCAAATTACTGCAAACCTTGGCTATCGGCTGAGCCTTGCACTGGATTTTTGATGCCGGGGGATAACTCTTACATCACCCTGGAAGTATTAGTGGACAAGAGAACGGCCTGGAGTCTCAACAGTGGATTGGATGAACTCTATGATATATTGGTGCTTCATTTAGACGGCGGCAAAgacatttttattactattagCGGCCAGTACCAGAAAAGTTGCTTTGGCTGTTCGATTGAAGCCTTGATCCAAATGCATCAGCCTATTTCTCAAGTAGCGCCTCAAACTGTGTGTCAGCTGGAAAAGGCCGCTTATCCATCTGTAGATCCTGGAAGCGATTCAGACTCGAAACAACCCGTGTTAGCTGTGCCAAAAGAGCTAtg GTTCCTCCTGGACGAGCTTTATCGTCGAGGGATGGACACACCTGGGTTGTTTGAACAACCCGGATTATCATCAGAGATAGCAGCTATCCGGAAAACGTTAGACGATAGTTTACCCGACAATCTGCCCGGCAGTGTCCATTCAGTGGCAGAATCGCTGCTTATCTTCTTGGAGACCTTAAAGGAACCCATCATTCCGTTTAGTTTGACCCAGAAAGCCTTGGATGGATGTGGTGCTTTCCCTTCTTGTAAGGCGGTTTACAGCTGCCTACCGCTCTCTCACCAGCACGTTTTCAAACACATCATCAGTTTCTTAAAGGAGGTTTTATTGCATAGCAGTAAGAATGGACTTGACGCCAAGACACTGGTGGCGCTTTTCGGAAGCGCACTGATCCGCCTTCCGCCTCCTAATTATCCTATAGGTTCCTCTATAAGTTTATCGCCCAATCAGCCTCACCTGGAACGCAAACGGTCCATGTTCATTCACCACTTCTTAGTCAACGACTTGGAGGACTGA